The Desulfocurvus vexinensis DSM 17965 genome includes a window with the following:
- a CDS encoding manganese-dependent inorganic pyrophosphatase: MTMLVMGHMNPDTDSIVAAIAYADLASKTGKQAKAVAQGAVTPESDFVLKKFGLAAPEIVKEVAGQKLALVDTTEKTQLPADLDKAEILAVVDHHKLGDVTTPNPLEMWVWPVGCTCTVLKSMYDFYGVEVPKGIAGAMLCAILSDTVMFKSVTCTPADKKACEALAKIAGVGDMMALGMEMFKVKSAVEGTPMRDLVFRDYKDFDMGGHGVGIGQLEVVDGDILKPYVDGLYAEIKKLKEEKGHHTIILMLTDIMKEGSEMLFVSDDKAVFKKAFGVEAGERSFWLPGCMSRKKQVVPDFQAKAFA, translated from the coding sequence ATGACTATGCTCGTTATGGGTCACATGAATCCGGATACCGACTCCATCGTCGCCGCCATTGCCTACGCCGACCTGGCCAGCAAGACCGGCAAGCAGGCCAAGGCCGTGGCCCAGGGCGCCGTCACCCCCGAGTCCGACTTCGTGCTCAAGAAGTTCGGCCTGGCGGCCCCGGAGATCGTGAAAGAAGTGGCTGGCCAGAAACTGGCCCTGGTGGACACCACCGAGAAGACCCAGCTGCCCGCCGACCTGGACAAGGCCGAGATCCTGGCCGTGGTTGACCACCACAAGCTGGGCGACGTGACCACCCCCAATCCCCTGGAGATGTGGGTCTGGCCCGTGGGCTGCACCTGCACCGTGCTCAAGAGCATGTACGATTTCTACGGCGTGGAAGTGCCCAAGGGCATCGCCGGCGCCATGCTCTGCGCCATCCTGTCCGACACCGTCATGTTCAAGTCCGTCACCTGCACCCCGGCTGACAAGAAGGCCTGCGAGGCCCTGGCCAAGATCGCTGGCGTGGGCGACATGATGGCCCTGGGCATGGAGATGTTCAAGGTCAAGAGCGCCGTGGAAGGCACCCCCATGCGCGACCTGGTCTTCCGCGACTACAAGGACTTCGACATGGGCGGCCACGGCGTTGGCATCGGCCAGCTCGAAGTGGTGGACGGCGACATCCTCAAGCCCTACGTGGACGGGCTGTACGCCGAGATCAAGAAGCTCAAGGAAGAGAAGGGCCACCACACCATCATCCTGATGCTCACCGACATCATGAAGGAAGGCAGCGAGATGCTCTTCGTCTCCGACGACAAGGCCGTGTTCAAGAAGGCCTTCGGCGTCGAGGCTGGCGAGCGCTCCTTCTGGCTGCCCGGCTGCATGAGCCGCAAGAAGCAGGTGGTGCCGGACTTCCAGGCCAAGGCCTTCGCGTAA
- the dapA gene encoding 4-hydroxy-tetrahydrodipicolinate synthase produces the protein MQFSGAFTALVTPFKGGELDEDAYRTLIEWQIEQGINGVVPCGTTGESATLSHAEHGRVIRICVEQVAGRVPVLAGAGSNNTREAVELTRYAKDAGADGALLITPYYNKPTPAGLVEHFKAIAREVSLPFVVYNVPGRTALNLAPETLARIRKAVPEVVGVKEATGDLKQVSDIIELMGPGFSVLSGDDFTVLPLLALGGTGVISVVSNVVPASMAALCAAYARRDHEQAQALHFQMMPLARAMFFETNPIPVKTSLALMGRIALELRLPLVEMVPETRARLEGVLKAAGLI, from the coding sequence ATGCAATTTTCGGGTGCGTTCACCGCACTGGTCACGCCGTTCAAGGGCGGCGAACTCGACGAGGACGCCTACCGCACGCTCATCGAATGGCAGATCGAACAGGGCATCAACGGCGTGGTGCCCTGCGGCACCACCGGCGAGTCCGCCACCCTGTCCCACGCCGAGCACGGGCGGGTCATCCGCATCTGCGTGGAGCAGGTGGCCGGGCGCGTGCCGGTGCTGGCCGGGGCGGGCTCCAACAACACCCGCGAGGCCGTGGAGCTGACCCGCTACGCCAAGGACGCCGGGGCCGACGGCGCCCTGCTCATCACGCCCTACTACAACAAACCCACTCCCGCCGGGCTGGTGGAGCATTTCAAGGCCATCGCCCGCGAGGTGTCCCTGCCCTTCGTGGTCTACAACGTGCCCGGGCGCACGGCCCTGAACCTGGCCCCCGAGACCCTGGCGCGCATCCGCAAGGCCGTGCCCGAGGTGGTCGGCGTCAAGGAGGCCACCGGCGACCTCAAGCAGGTCTCGGACATCATCGAGCTCATGGGCCCGGGCTTCAGCGTGCTGTCGGGCGACGACTTCACGGTGCTGCCGCTGCTGGCCCTGGGCGGCACGGGGGTCATCTCCGTGGTCTCCAACGTGGTGCCCGCGTCCATGGCCGCCCTGTGCGCGGCCTACGCCCGGCGCGACCACGAGCAGGCCCAGGCCCTGCACTTCCAGATGATGCCCCTGGCCCGGGCCATGTTCTTCGAAACCAACCCCATCCCGGTCAAGACCAGCCTGGCGCTCATGGGCCGCATCGCCCTGGAGCTGCGCCTGCCGCTGGTGGAGATGGTCCCCGAGACGCGCGCCCGCCTGGAGGGCGTGCTCAAGGCCGCCGGGCTGATCTAG
- a CDS encoding HU family DNA-binding protein: MNKSELIKTLAEKNDIHVDEAALVVNTFFDSIKDSLINEERVEIRGFGSFKLKDYGGYTGRNPKTGEVVEVSPKKLPFFRPGKELKEYVNK; the protein is encoded by the coding sequence ATGAACAAAAGTGAACTCATCAAGACCCTGGCCGAGAAAAACGACATCCACGTTGACGAGGCGGCCCTGGTGGTCAACACCTTCTTCGACTCCATCAAGGACTCGCTCATCAACGAGGAGCGCGTGGAGATCCGCGGCTTCGGCAGCTTCAAGCTCAAGGACTACGGCGGCTACACGGGCCGCAACCCCAAGACCGGCGAAGTCGTCGAGGTCAGCCCCAAGAAGCTGCCCTTCTTCCGCCCGGGCAAGGAACTCAAGGAATACGTCAACAAGTAG
- a CDS encoding YkgJ family cysteine cluster protein: MPGRPAPPAVLLSAAEALAAIRCDLRMYGPQLDLFGALAGALCGLAARPASRAGVPGLELAPGPGGARGRFLPWNVAARWLGLTLARRRPGPEALARLCALVFDQRAEALPAAPGEAARIRLETGMEGFACTRCGRCCRDLDYHRECSAQDVALWRARGREDILAWVGQEQGPDGPVYRIWMRPGTPLYAESCPFLRRVPGDTAFVCTIHDVKPAICRSYPGLRKHALLTGCKGFPRP, encoded by the coding sequence ATGCCCGGGCGACCGGCGCCACCGGCGGTGCTGCTCAGCGCCGCCGAGGCCCTTGCCGCCATCCGCTGCGACCTGCGCATGTACGGCCCGCAGCTCGACCTGTTCGGCGCCCTGGCCGGGGCCCTGTGCGGCCTTGCGGCCCGGCCCGCCAGCCGGGCGGGCGTGCCCGGGCTGGAGCTGGCGCCCGGGCCCGGGGGCGCCCGGGGCCGTTTCCTGCCCTGGAACGTCGCCGCCCGCTGGCTGGGCCTGACCCTGGCCCGGCGCCGCCCCGGGCCCGAGGCCCTGGCCCGGCTGTGCGCCCTGGTCTTCGATCAGCGGGCCGAGGCCCTGCCCGCCGCCCCCGGCGAGGCGGCGCGCATCCGCCTGGAGACGGGCATGGAGGGCTTCGCCTGCACCCGCTGCGGGCGCTGCTGCCGGGACCTGGACTACCACCGCGAATGCAGCGCCCAGGACGTGGCCCTGTGGCGCGCCCGGGGCCGGGAGGACATCCTGGCCTGGGTCGGCCAGGAGCAGGGACCTGACGGCCCGGTCTACCGCATCTGGATGCGCCCGGGCACGCCGCTGTACGCCGAGAGCTGCCCCTTCCTGCGCCGCGTGCCCGGCGACACGGCCTTCGTCTGCACCATCCACGACGTGAAGCCCGCCATCTGCCGCTCCTACCCCGGGCTGCGCAAGCACGCGCTGCTCACGGGCTGCAAGGGCTTTCCCCGGCCCTGA
- the lnt gene encoding apolipoprotein N-acyltransferase, which yields MAGTWFGFANPVAHVPPLALLLPGACAFVAVGAPSAGAALRRGWLVGAAGYGAGLYWIALPVRLYGDLPWALAAPCPVLVGLALGGYTGLFALGVHTVGRRLHWALAALWAGGLWALLEAARGVLFTGFPWLVLASAFSAWPAAVQGAAWLGATGLSGIFAGAAALVATGRGPWPRAAGVAALGLLLGLGAWALGQPLETTGSARVLIAQGNVDQSLKWDELYRLETVRRYAAITENGLRDAPADLVVWPETALPFYMQEPSSYSVAVRQAVREAKTPLLTGTPAYTFDAATQTFLMHNRAVLLDADGASLGSYDKEHLVPFGEYVPFGDYLPFIKKLAHGAGDFVPGVSTAPLDAGALRLGVLICYETIFPELAQARVAAGANVLVNISNDAWFGRTAAPHQHLAMSVLRAVEQRRTLVRGTNNGISAFIDPRGRVLRAGGQFVAAAYQSPELPLVAETTFFHRHRMGLGAALALVLGLCAALALLEKRRAPARLAQDAASS from the coding sequence ATGGCCGGGACCTGGTTCGGCTTCGCCAACCCTGTGGCCCACGTCCCGCCCCTGGCGCTGCTCTTGCCCGGGGCCTGCGCCTTTGTGGCCGTGGGCGCGCCCTCGGCGGGCGCGGCCCTGCGCCGGGGCTGGCTGGTGGGCGCGGCGGGCTACGGGGCCGGGCTGTACTGGATTGCCCTGCCCGTGCGCCTCTACGGCGACCTGCCCTGGGCCCTGGCCGCGCCCTGCCCGGTGCTGGTGGGCCTGGCCCTGGGCGGCTACACCGGGCTCTTCGCCCTGGGCGTCCACACCGTGGGCCGGCGGCTGCACTGGGCCCTGGCGGCGCTGTGGGCGGGCGGGCTGTGGGCCCTGCTCGAAGCCGCCCGGGGCGTTTTGTTCACGGGCTTTCCCTGGCTGGTGCTGGCCTCGGCCTTCTCGGCCTGGCCCGCCGCCGTCCAGGGCGCGGCCTGGCTGGGGGCCACGGGCCTGTCGGGCATTTTCGCGGGCGCAGCGGCCCTGGTGGCCACGGGGCGGGGCCCCTGGCCGCGCGCGGCGGGCGTGGCGGCCCTGGGCCTGCTGCTGGGCCTTGGGGCCTGGGCCCTGGGCCAGCCCCTGGAAACCACAGGCAGCGCCCGGGTGCTCATCGCCCAGGGCAACGTGGACCAGAGCCTCAAATGGGACGAGCTCTACCGCCTGGAAACCGTGCGCCGCTACGCCGCCATCACCGAGAACGGCCTGCGCGACGCGCCCGCCGATCTGGTGGTCTGGCCGGAGACGGCCCTGCCGTTCTACATGCAGGAGCCCAGCAGCTACAGCGTGGCCGTACGTCAGGCCGTGCGCGAGGCGAAAACCCCGCTGCTCACCGGCACCCCGGCCTACACCTTCGACGCCGCCACCCAGACCTTCCTGATGCACAACCGCGCCGTGCTGCTGGACGCCGACGGCGCCAGCCTGGGCAGCTACGACAAGGAGCACCTGGTGCCCTTCGGCGAGTACGTGCCCTTTGGCGACTACCTGCCGTTCATCAAGAAGCTGGCCCACGGCGCCGGGGACTTCGTGCCCGGCGTGTCCACCGCGCCGCTGGACGCCGGGGCCCTGCGCCTGGGCGTGCTCATCTGCTACGAGACCATTTTCCCCGAGCTGGCCCAGGCCCGGGTGGCCGCCGGGGCCAATGTGCTGGTGAACATTTCCAACGACGCCTGGTTCGGCCGCACCGCGGCCCCGCACCAGCACCTGGCCATGAGCGTGCTGCGCGCCGTGGAGCAGCGCCGGACCCTGGTGCGCGGCACCAACAACGGCATCTCGGCCTTCATCGACCCGCGCGGGCGCGTGCTGCGGGCCGGGGGCCAGTTCGTCGCCGCCGCCTACCAAAGCCCCGAGCTGCCCCTGGTGGCCGAAACGACGTTCTTCCACCGCCACCGCATGGGCCTGGGCGCGGCCCTGGCCCTGGTGCTCGGCCTGTGCGCGGCCCTGGCGCTGCTGGAAAAACGCCGCGCCCCCGCACGGCTTGCGCAGGACGCCGCTTCCAGCTAG
- a CDS encoding UshA-like (seleno)protein family 2 translates to MRVLLRLLLLLLLALALRAAPAPAQDALTLVFSANTEGEHAPCPTUGSKTIGGLVRRATALQSLRQGPDAGPVLSVAGPFELLPPEGPGERHTPGLAKALAAAHAALKPDLLVLTPDEADWLAAGGAAAPAHHTLGPRARGVVLPTPGGPVGVVLFPLLPPGAEAPPEAMAQDVIRQARELAAQVRLVVGLSPWGELAEDHFLRAAGPVVDILLGAGPGPGVAGRFTPDGKTFWARSYGLGKALHAVRIAAWPERSPGWQWVRDENIRLDFMGLTEAFAADPAMQTLLDGFALPQ, encoded by the coding sequence ATGCGCGTCCTTCTCCGCCTGCTCCTCCTGCTGCTGCTCGCGCTCGCCCTTCGCGCCGCCCCCGCCCCCGCCCAGGACGCCCTGACGCTGGTCTTCTCCGCCAACACCGAAGGAGAACACGCCCCCTGCCCCACCTGAGGCAGCAAGACCATCGGCGGCCTGGTCAGGCGCGCCACAGCCTTGCAGAGCCTGCGGCAGGGGCCTGACGCAGGGCCCGTCCTCTCCGTGGCCGGGCCTTTCGAGTTGCTGCCCCCCGAGGGCCCCGGGGAGCGCCACACCCCCGGGCTGGCCAAGGCCCTGGCCGCGGCCCACGCCGCCCTGAAGCCCGACCTGCTGGTGCTGACTCCGGACGAGGCCGACTGGCTGGCGGCGGGCGGCGCCGCCGCACCCGCGCACCACACCCTGGGCCCCCGGGCCCGGGGTGTCGTCCTGCCCACCCCGGGCGGGCCGGTGGGCGTGGTGCTCTTCCCCCTGCTGCCCCCGGGCGCCGAGGCCCCCCCGGAGGCCATGGCCCAGGACGTGATCCGCCAGGCCCGGGAGCTGGCCGCGCAGGTGCGCCTGGTGGTGGGCCTGAGCCCCTGGGGCGAGCTGGCCGAAGATCACTTCCTGCGCGCGGCCGGGCCGGTGGTGGACATCCTGCTCGGCGCCGGGCCCGGCCCGGGCGTGGCCGGGCGCTTCACCCCCGACGGCAAGACCTTCTGGGCCCGCAGCTATGGCCTGGGCAAGGCCCTGCACGCCGTACGCATCGCCGCCTGGCCCGAGCGCAGCCCCGGCTGGCAATGGGTCCGCGACGAGAACATCCGCCTGGATTTCATGGGTCTGACCGAGGCCTTCGCCGCCGACCCGGCCATGCAGACCCTGCTGGACGGTTTCGCCCTGCCGCAATAA
- a CDS encoding MinD/ParA family protein, translated as MPDTTITNKAASFAVVSGKGGVGKTNLALNLGYALHRGGHRVLLMDCDLGLANLDVLLGLTPEKNLQDLLVDGANPADVVVPIEAGGFDFLPSASGVPELIDLDEDVQGLLFERLNALIGGYDFLLLDLGAGISRTVLRFAAMTRERMVVITPEPTSLTDGYAMIKVMLTSHGVRDFNVVVNMAASPEEGRRSFERLHAACAKFLGLDIKYCGAVRTDPAVPRAVIRQTPLLKLAPGSDAGRDILQIAVRMKRMRDADLPEIGAQSGLAPNAGPGAQ; from the coding sequence ATGCCCGACACGACCATCACCAACAAGGCCGCCAGCTTCGCCGTGGTCAGCGGCAAGGGCGGCGTGGGCAAGACCAACCTGGCCCTGAACCTGGGCTACGCCCTGCACCGGGGCGGCCACCGCGTGCTGCTCATGGACTGCGACCTCGGCCTGGCCAACCTCGACGTGCTCCTGGGCCTGACCCCGGAGAAGAACCTCCAGGACCTGCTGGTTGACGGCGCGAACCCCGCCGACGTGGTGGTGCCCATCGAGGCGGGCGGGTTCGACTTCCTGCCCTCGGCCTCGGGCGTGCCCGAGCTCATCGACCTGGACGAGGACGTGCAGGGCCTGCTCTTCGAGCGCCTGAACGCGCTCATCGGCGGCTACGACTTCCTGCTGCTGGACCTGGGCGCGGGCATCAGCCGCACGGTGCTGCGCTTCGCGGCCATGACCCGCGAGCGCATGGTGGTCATCACCCCCGAGCCCACCTCGCTCACCGACGGCTACGCCATGATCAAGGTCATGCTGACCAGCCACGGCGTGCGCGACTTCAACGTCGTGGTCAACATGGCCGCCAGCCCCGAGGAGGGCCGGCGCAGCTTCGAGCGCCTGCACGCGGCCTGCGCCAAATTCCTGGGGCTGGACATCAAATACTGCGGCGCCGTGCGCACGGACCCCGCCGTGCCCCGGGCGGTCATCCGCCAGACCCCGCTGCTCAAGCTGGCCCCGGGCAGCGACGCCGGGCGCGACATCCTGCAGATCGCCGTGCGCATGAAACGCATGCGCGACGCGGACCTGCCGGAAATCGGCGCCCAGAGCGGCCTTGCGCCGAATGCGGGCCCCGGCGCACAATAG
- the dapF gene encoding diaminopimelate epimerase produces MNTPTHPTVPFFKMHGSGNDFVLIDNRTLALPQAQMAEWARRICRTAFGVGADGLIFLRQAPAGTPADYAWDFYNADGSRAAMCGNGSRCAARLAYELGMAGREHVLGTDAGPIRARVNPQAGTVRVQLTPPRSLALHTTLDVDGQEHRVHFVDTGVPHAVLFPEGLAALDVRTLGRALRTHPHFAPAGTNVNFARVDGPGALTLRTYERGVENETYACGTGAAATALVAHALGLTGPEVRVTTSGGEVLQIGLENGTVFLEGPAITTYRGEMFLDALGLTLP; encoded by the coding sequence ATGAACACACCCACGCACCCCACCGTCCCCTTCTTCAAGATGCACGGCAGCGGCAACGATTTCGTGCTCATCGACAACCGCACCCTGGCCTTGCCCCAGGCCCAGATGGCCGAATGGGCCCGGCGCATCTGCCGCACGGCCTTCGGCGTGGGCGCCGACGGGCTGATCTTCCTGCGCCAGGCCCCCGCCGGAACCCCGGCGGACTATGCCTGGGACTTCTACAACGCCGACGGCTCGCGCGCCGCCATGTGCGGCAACGGCTCGCGCTGCGCCGCGCGCCTGGCCTACGAGCTGGGCATGGCCGGGCGCGAGCATGTGCTGGGCACCGACGCCGGGCCCATCCGCGCGCGGGTCAACCCCCAGGCGGGCACCGTGCGCGTGCAGCTCACCCCGCCCCGCAGCCTGGCCCTGCACACGACCCTGGACGTGGACGGCCAGGAGCACCGCGTCCATTTCGTGGACACGGGCGTGCCCCACGCCGTGCTCTTCCCCGAGGGCCTCGCGGCGCTGGACGTGCGCACCCTGGGCCGCGCCCTGCGCACCCACCCGCACTTCGCCCCCGCCGGGACCAACGTCAACTTCGCCCGCGTGGACGGGCCCGGCGCCCTGACGCTGCGCACCTACGAGCGCGGGGTGGAGAACGAAACCTACGCCTGCGGCACCGGCGCCGCCGCCACCGCCCTGGTGGCCCACGCCCTGGGGCTCACCGGCCCCGAGGTGCGCGTGACCACCTCGGGCGGCGAGGTTTTGCAAATTGGCCTCGAAAACGGTACGGTCTTCCTCGAAGGACCTGCCATCACCACCTATCGTGGCGAAATGTTTCTTGATGCCCTTGGGCTGACACTGCCCTAG
- a CDS encoding PTS sugar transporter subunit IIC, translated as MDAAGEFFFAVFSSLRFSLNLGILERPLVQGLLWGLLTGDVTQAVSVALVFELLWLDLIPAGTFIPPNPAAGNLAALALMSAFGLSGASGAVFPILIGLPLSWMAAGLERVHRAHQNAAFDTLQHWLAPERQGAYNPGLLVRRALTRSALAHFLFFLAALGGAMALAGVLLGQGLMRPAPGLFSWGQLWLGASVGGLLSLRVPRAYAVMALCALVVAVAGFLG; from the coding sequence CTGGACGCTGCTGGCGAGTTTTTTTTTGCCGTCTTTTCGTCGCTGCGCTTCTCGCTGAACCTGGGCATCCTCGAACGCCCGCTGGTGCAGGGGCTGCTGTGGGGCCTGCTCACGGGTGACGTGACCCAGGCCGTGTCCGTGGCCCTGGTCTTCGAGCTGCTCTGGCTCGACCTCATCCCCGCCGGAACCTTCATCCCGCCCAACCCCGCAGCGGGCAACCTCGCGGCCCTGGCGCTCATGTCGGCCTTCGGCCTGTCGGGCGCCTCGGGGGCCGTGTTCCCCATCCTCATCGGCCTGCCCCTGTCCTGGATGGCCGCAGGGCTGGAGCGGGTGCACCGCGCCCACCAGAACGCGGCCTTCGACACCCTCCAGCACTGGCTTGCGCCGGAGCGCCAGGGCGCCTACAACCCGGGCCTTTTGGTGCGCCGGGCCCTGACGCGCTCGGCCCTGGCCCATTTCCTGTTCTTCCTCGCCGCCCTGGGCGGAGCCATGGCCCTGGCGGGCGTCCTGCTGGGCCAGGGGCTGATGCGCCCGGCGCCGGGGCTGTTCTCCTGGGGCCAGCTCTGGCTGGGGGCCAGCGTGGGCGGGCTGCTGTCCCTGCGCGTGCCGCGGGCCTACGCGGTCATGGCCCTGTGCGCCCTGGTCGTGGCCGTGGCCGGGTTCCTGGGCTAG
- a CDS encoding GGDEF domain-containing protein encodes MPAKPATDAPAWAHESELLAELDTLRALLDGNGCPGDQGADMLGVLRLCPGLSMERWPELAARHGLRDWLAVPLAGAEFTFLARLQQVLTELAFQTEHDALTGLYNRRAFDALLAREAERARRSGAPLSLALFDLDDFKAVNDTHGHPCGDAVLAALGRVLLGSTRSYDVAARLGGEEFALVMPETGLVKARAIAERILGALRATPMACAGVAPFRVTCSVGLACAKGRDDAPAPDLYALADKALYQAKAQGKDRVVAAPLADIRPPRRESLVVSSEKKFLFTGS; translated from the coding sequence ATGCCCGCAAAACCAGCGACTGACGCCCCGGCCTGGGCCCACGAAAGCGAGCTGCTGGCCGAACTGGACACCCTGCGCGCCCTGCTGGACGGCAACGGCTGCCCCGGCGACCAGGGCGCAGACATGCTGGGGGTGCTGCGCCTGTGCCCGGGGCTGAGCATGGAGCGCTGGCCCGAGCTGGCCGCGCGCCACGGCCTGCGCGACTGGCTGGCCGTGCCCCTGGCCGGGGCGGAGTTCACCTTCCTGGCGCGCCTGCAACAGGTGCTCACCGAACTGGCCTTCCAGACCGAGCACGACGCCCTGACCGGCCTGTACAACCGCCGGGCCTTCGACGCCCTCCTGGCCCGCGAGGCCGAGCGCGCCCGGCGCTCGGGGGCGCCGCTGTCCCTGGCGCTGTTCGACCTGGACGATTTCAAGGCCGTCAACGACACCCACGGCCACCCCTGCGGCGACGCGGTGCTCGCGGCCCTGGGCCGGGTGCTGCTGGGCTCGACCCGCAGCTACGACGTGGCCGCGCGCCTGGGGGGCGAGGAATTCGCCCTGGTCATGCCCGAGACGGGGCTGGTCAAGGCCCGGGCCATCGCCGAGCGCATCCTGGGCGCCCTGCGCGCCACGCCCATGGCCTGCGCCGGGGTGGCGCCCTTCCGCGTCACCTGCTCGGTGGGCCTGGCCTGCGCCAAGGGCCGCGACGACGCCCCGGCCCCGGACCTCTACGCCCTGGCCGACAAGGCCCTGTACCAGGCCAAGGCCCAGGGCAAGGACCGCGTGGTGGCCGCACCCCTGGCCGACATCCGCCCGCCGCGCCGCGAGAGCCTCGTGGTCTCCAGCGAAAAGAAATTCCTCTTCACAGGGAGCTGA
- the prfB gene encoding peptide chain release factor 2 (programmed frameshift): MLQYADLKTQSQTLKNQFASLWGRLDRDRRVARLAEIEAILSSPGAWDDPEGLKPLLQEKSRIADLVELWDRLHKAKTDLDEWLAMAAEDQSPEMLEALDEQVRLLEQRLGDTELRTLLSGQEDAGSAILDIHSGAGGTEAQDWAEMLVRMYQRWAERHDLSVKVLDLLPGEEAGIKSVSLLVEGPYAYGHLKAEKGIHRLIRISPFDSSGRRHTSFASVDVYPDAGKDIEIEIDEEDVRVDVFRASGPGGQKVNKTSSAVRLTHEPTGIVVSCQNEKSQFRNKETAYKILKARLYELELRKLADAKAADYATKDAINFGSQIRTYTLQPYRLVKDHRSATEMTNVDAVLDGDLDTLIRNQLLSEHARKTSD, from the exons ATGCTCCAGTACGCCGACCTCAAAACCCAGAGCCAGACCCTCAAAAACCAGTTCGCCAGCCTCTGGGGGCGTCTT GACCGCGACCGCAGGGTGGCGCGCCTGGCCGAGATCGAGGCCATCCTCTCCAGTCCCGGCGCCTGGGACGACCCCGAGGGCCTGAAACCCCTGCTCCAGGAAAAAAGCCGCATCGCCGACCTCGTGGAGCTGTGGGACCGTCTGCACAAGGCCAAGACCGACCTGGACGAATGGCTGGCCATGGCCGCCGAGGACCAGAGCCCCGAGATGCTCGAAGCCCTGGACGAGCAGGTCCGCCTGCTGGAACAGCGCCTGGGCGACACCGAGCTGCGCACCCTGCTCTCCGGCCAGGAGGACGCGGGCAGCGCCATCCTGGATATCCACTCCGGCGCGGGCGGCACCGAGGCCCAGGACTGGGCCGAAATGCTCGTGCGCATGTACCAGCGCTGGGCCGAGCGCCACGACCTGAGCGTGAAGGTCCTGGACCTGCTGCCCGGCGAGGAAGCCGGGATCAAGAGCGTCTCGCTGCTGGTGGAAGGCCCCTACGCCTACGGGCACCTCAAGGCCGAAAAGGGCATCCACCGCCTGATCCGCATCTCGCCCTTCGACTCCTCCGGGCGCAGGCACACGTCCTTCGCCTCGGTGGATGTGTACCCCGACGCGGGCAAGGACATCGAGATCGAGATCGACGAGGAGGACGTGCGGGTGGACGTGTTCCGCGCCAGCGGCCCGGGCGGGCAGAAGGTCAACAAGACCAGCTCCGCCGTGCGCCTGACCCACGAGCCCACGGGCATCGTCGTCTCCTGCCAGAACGAGAAATCCCAGTTCCGCAACAAGGAGACGGCCTACAAGATCCTCAAGGCCCGGCTCTACGAGCTGGAACTGCGCAAGCTGGCCGACGCCAAGGCCGCCGACTACGCCACCAAGGACGCCATCAACTTCGGCAGCCAGATCAGGACCTACACCCTGCAACCCTACCGCCTGGTCAAGGACCACCGCTCGGCCACGGAAATGACCAACGTGGACGCCGTGCTCGACGGGGATCTGGACACCCTCATCCGCAACCAGCTCTTGAGCGAACATGCCCGCAAAACCAGCGACTGA
- a CDS encoding PTS sugar transporter subunit IIB: MFWVRVDNRLIHGQIIETWLPFTRSRMIVVANDELSADPLRQEIMGLAIPSHVDKFFVAVEGLHGFLSGVFQDCGEPDVLILFASCQDARRAHEHGLSFSSLNLGNMHYGPGKEQICAHVALGGQDKVCLRYFAAQGVTLDFRCVPSEPVQVGRLW; encoded by the coding sequence GTGTTCTGGGTGCGCGTGGACAATCGCCTGATCCATGGGCAGATCATCGAAACCTGGCTGCCCTTCACCCGCTCGCGGATGATCGTGGTGGCCAACGACGAACTCAGCGCCGACCCCCTGCGCCAGGAGATCATGGGCCTGGCCATTCCCAGCCACGTGGACAAGTTCTTCGTCGCCGTGGAGGGCCTGCACGGCTTCCTGTCCGGCGTCTTCCAGGACTGCGGCGAGCCTGACGTGCTGATCCTGTTCGCCTCGTGCCAGGACGCCCGCCGGGCCCACGAGCACGGGCTGTCCTTCAGCAGCCTGAACCTGGGCAACATGCACTACGGCCCGGGCAAGGAGCAGATCTGCGCCCATGTGGCCCTGGGCGGGCAGGACAAGGTCTGCCTGCGCTATTTCGCGGCCCAGGGCGTGACCCTGGACTTCCGCTGCGTGCCGAGCGAGCCGGTGCAGGTGGGTCGGCTGTGGTAG